Genomic DNA from Candidatus Koribacter versatilis Ellin345:
AGTTTGCGCCGGATCTCCGATACATCGCGCTTATTGGTGAAGCCGAGTTGCGTCGCCATCGGGAGATTGATCTCATCGTTGTTCTTGCCATAGATCGTCGCCATCTGCGCGGCGGTATCGAAATAAACCTCGCCCACGAGCACGCCGCCGGGATATTGGTTCGTTACATGGCGCATTGCGCGATAAACATCATGGGTCTCCGGCAGGTCCTGCGTATATTTGTGCTCGACGTCCTGATCGCCATACGCATTCTTTTTACCGGGAAGAATGGGGTCGTCGTGCAGATTGGGATCTTCGAAGAGCGTGTCCACGGCGTCGAGGCGGAAGCCGCTGACGCCTTTGTCCATCCAGAAGCGCATCGCACCGTACATTGCCTTCTGCACTTCCGGATTGCGCCAGTTCAGGTCCGGCTGTTCCTTGGCGAACATGTGGTAGTAGAACTGATTGCGTTTCGAGTCCCACTCCCACGCCGAGTGTCCAAAGAGCGAGATCCAATTAGTCGGCACCTGCTTCTTATCGGCGCCAATGCCGTCCTTCCAAACGTACCAGTCAGCTTTCGGGTTGGTGCGCGACGACGCAGACTCGATGAACCACGGATGCTTGTCGGACGAGTGGTTCACCACGAAGTCGAGCAGTACGCGAATATTGCGCTTCTTGGCTTCGGCCATCAGGCGATCGAAGTCAGCCATGGTGCCATACTCCGGCGCGATCGCCGTGTAATCGCTCACGTCATAACCGAAGTCCACCTGCGGCGAAGGGAAGCACGGCGAGATCCAGATGCCGTCCACCCCAAGTTCCTTGAGGTAGTCGAGGTGCTCGGTGATGCCGTTGAGATCGCCGAGGCCGTCGCCGTTGGAATCGCCGAAGCTGCGCGGATAAATCTCGTAGATAACCGCATGACGCCACCAGTCGGCATCTGTGGTTTGAGCGAGAACAGGGAGAGCGAATGCGAAGAAGAGCGAAAGGACGAGGAGCCGTTTAATCATGTGAGAACCCGAGACTGCCGAGAAGAGGCAGGCAGAGGAATTCTAATCGCTCGCCATCGCAAATTCGCGCTCAAGTTCGACGAGTTTTTCCTGGACGCGTTCCGCCGATGTCTTTACCGCGCGCGGCTTTCTCTTTGTAACCCGCTTCTTTGCTGACGAATTCTTCACGGCCCGCGGTTT
This window encodes:
- a CDS encoding glycoside hydrolase family 13 protein — protein: MIKRLLVLSLFFAFALPVLAQTTDADWWRHAVIYEIYPRSFGDSNGDGLGDLNGITEHLDYLKELGVDGIWISPCFPSPQVDFGYDVSDYTAIAPEYGTMADFDRLMAEAKKRNIRVLLDFVVNHSSDKHPWFIESASSRTNPKADWYVWKDGIGADKKQVPTNWISLFGHSAWEWDSKRNQFYYHMFAKEQPDLNWRNPEVQKAMYGAMRFWMDKGVSGFRLDAVDTLFEDPNLHDDPILPGKKNAYGDQDVEHKYTQDLPETHDVYRAMRHVTNQYPGGVLVGEVYFDTAAQMATIYGKNNDEINLPMATQLGFTNKRDVSEIRRKLDDLMTLPATQTALMVFDNHDNARSWDRYGNGLNDAQRAQFAKVVAATLLTPRGSALMYYGQEIGMKTTTPTRREEVKDPIGRTGWPKEKGRDGERTPMQWSNAKDAGFSSSDHPWLPVPPTFKQVNVAAEDKDPNSVLNFYRAMLKLRRENPVFRDGDYKGVNENNSNVLAFTRTSPQGTVLVVLNYSDKAQTADYSQSGKEARTLLSTFSKSDGAQKLNALTVPAFGVFIGQVQ